The Lysobacter panacisoli genome includes a window with the following:
- a CDS encoding FKBP-type peptidyl-prolyl cis-trans isomerase N-terminal domain-containing protein: MKAFVRGAAVFLTTAATLIGAAAFAQDKTVLTTEREKTSYMVGTDIAQSIAPVAPDIDLAAFERAIKNAFDGGKPLITEDEAQTVGPALMQRIASRTGQAPAGAKVPDVPKDKVAYLVGADVGRSLVPIKDELELPVLVQAIRTSFAKGKPLLSEAEMGEVRQAFQQKVMAKMQQQVSALGAKNKEEGDKFLAKNKTEKGVFTTGSGLQYMVLRQGSGARPKATDRVRVNYHGTLLDGTVFDSSYDRGQPAEFALNQVIAGWTEGVSMMPVGSKFRFWIPGDLAYGPKGTPGGPIGPNATLVFDVELMGIL, encoded by the coding sequence ATGAAGGCTTTCGTGCGCGGCGCCGCCGTGTTCCTCACCACCGCGGCCACGCTGATCGGCGCGGCGGCATTTGCCCAGGACAAGACCGTGCTGACTACCGAACGCGAAAAGACCAGCTACATGGTGGGCACCGACATCGCCCAGTCCATCGCGCCCGTCGCGCCCGACATCGACCTGGCCGCTTTCGAGCGCGCCATCAAGAATGCCTTCGACGGCGGCAAGCCGCTGATCACCGAGGACGAGGCGCAGACCGTCGGTCCCGCGCTGATGCAGCGCATCGCCTCGCGTACCGGCCAGGCGCCGGCCGGCGCGAAGGTACCGGACGTGCCGAAGGACAAGGTCGCCTACCTCGTCGGCGCCGACGTCGGTCGCTCGCTCGTGCCGATCAAGGACGAACTGGAACTGCCGGTGCTCGTGCAGGCGATCCGCACTTCGTTCGCGAAGGGCAAGCCGCTGCTGAGCGAGGCCGAGATGGGCGAAGTGCGCCAGGCGTTCCAGCAGAAGGTGATGGCGAAGATGCAGCAGCAGGTGTCTGCGCTCGGCGCCAAGAACAAGGAAGAAGGCGACAAGTTCCTCGCGAAGAACAAGACCGAGAAGGGCGTGTTCACCACCGGCTCGGGCCTGCAGTACATGGTGCTGCGCCAGGGTTCGGGCGCGCGTCCGAAGGCCACCGACCGCGTCCGCGTGAACTACCACGGCACGCTGCTCGACGGCACCGTGTTCGACAGCTCCTACGATCGCGGCCAGCCGGCCGAGTTCGCACTGAACCAGGTGATCGCGGGCTGGACCGAAGGCGTGTCGATGATGCCGGTCGGCAGCAAGTTCCGCTTCTGGATTCCGGGCGACCTGGCCTACGGCCCGAAGGGCACGCCGGGCGGTCCGATCGGCCCGAACGCGACGCTCGTGTTCGACGTCGAGCTGATGGGAATCCTGTAA